GACTGGATTATCCATATTAGCTATGCTTGCGAGGATCGCCAATGTCTTGTACATACGGACCTAACTCAGTACGTGCCTCGGGAGGATCCATGCGCACATTCGCCGTTTTGCTGTTTATCACCCTGACAGTCATCATTATGTCTCCATCGAATCTGACCTTTGCCGGTGAGAAGGGGCCGGAGTTCGGCAAAGTCACCGATGCCGAGTGGCAGTTGTCATTTCCGCCCAAATACCCGGAAGCGAATGCCATAATCGTGTTCGATCGGTGCAGTCTGATGGTTGGTCCGCCCTCGGAGGGGAGCGGGATCGAAATCCGGCGGCATGTGCGGATGAAGATCCTTCGCCCGGCAGGGGCGGAAGAGATCGGCGAGGTGGAGATTCCGTATCGCGATGGAGATCGACTCAAGGATGTGAAGGCGCAGACGATCCGACCTGATGGGACGGTCACGAAAGTGGAAGGGAAGGATTTTTTCGAGAAGACGGTCGAAGACTGGAAGGTCAGGACATTCTCTTTTCCGGCGGCAGACAGCGGCTGTATAGTTGAATATACCTATCGTAATTTCAACAATCGATATTACTATCTCAAGCCGTGGGATTTTCAGACAGATATCTATACTCTGGAGTCTCGTTTTGCGCTGACGTTGTATCCGGGGTTCACTTACAGTTCCTCCTACAGCAATGTACCGGTCACCAAGCGGGACCCGGTTGTTACCGAGTCAGTTGCTCCCGGGGATATCTTCACGACGCTCAAGTGTTTTGTTTGGCGAATGGAGAATCTTCCTCCGCTGGTTGATGAACCGTACGGTGGAGTCGAGGCGGATTACCAGTCGAGCCTCAATTATCAGCTTGTTTCGTACAAGTATCCTAAGTCGGGGTACATCGAGAAATATATTGAAGGGTGGGAGGATCTGGGAGAAAAGCAGGACAAGTTTCTGCGAGACTACTATTCCAACGGAAAGGTGAAGCCGCTGCTGGAGCCGTTGATCGCGGGGATCACCGATCCGCTGGAGAAGACCCGACGGATCTACCAGTATGTGACGGCGAATTATGCGGCGAAGGCAGATCCAGTCGGTTACTGGCTGTCGCACGATAATCTCAATCAGATGCTCAAGGAGGGGTATGGGACTCCGGAAGAGAAGAATCTCATGCTGGTGCACATGCTTCGGGAGGCGGGGATCCAGAGCTGGCCGGTGGAGATCAGCACGCGCGATCATAAGCGGTTTAATCCTGAGGTGTTCCAGATCCAGCAGTTCAACCACGTTATCTGCTATGCGCAGTTGGATGACAGCAGTGGCATTTACATGGATGCCACGACCAAGTACTGTCCCTTTGGGATGCTTCCGCCGAACAGCCTGGTGGAAGGTGGGTTTCTGATCGATGGGAAGAAGTCGCAGTTGGTCAGGGTGTTTTATACCGATCGTCGGACTTACCGACTGGATGAAACATATGCTGATCGACAGTCTTGGCGCGGCGCGCTGTTCCACCACGTGCAGTATGACCGGTTATCTGGCATCCAATTTTGGACGGTTGAGTGAAGAGAAGTCCCTGGATGATTTTATCGATGACTATTTCCTTGACTATGTCGGGGAGAATCGGACGCTCGAATCCAAATCGCTGACGGCTGATTCGACCGGCCGACTGGTGATCACCTTTGTTTATACTGTGCCGGAATTTGCTAGAGAGTTGGATAACAATCTGGTGGTGAAGCCGGTGAGCTATCGGTTCCGCGAGAATCCGTTCACACGGGAGAAGCGGGTTTATCCGATCGACTTTGATTTTCCATATGTCTATCACAACGTGGTGATAATTGGCAGTAGTAGACCGATGGTGACGGCGACGCTTCCGCAGCAGGTGACCAGTGCAGCGCCGGGAATCACGTACAAGCGATTGGCGCAGTTTATCGACGGCAAGGTGCAACTGGATGCCAAGCTGACGATCACCAATGATCTGCTGGAACCGGATGCGTATCCCGAGGTGAAAAAACTGTTCGAGGATGTTGCGCACGCGTCACAGGATGAGGTGATTTTGCATATGGGAGCCCAGTGATGTCTCGCGTTGCAACCTGGCTTCTGCTTTTGATCTTCGTTTGCGGTTTTTCTGCATTCGCCGGCGAGGGGGACGAGGTCGCCCGGTTTGATTACGTTCGCTGGAAGTGCGATGTCATGGGGAGCAGTGCGACTGTCACCGTTCAATTACAGTTGACGATCCTGAATCCAGCGGGGAAAGATTTTGGCGCGGTCAGCTTGACTGAGTCAAAGTATTCCCGGGTACGGAGTGCGGAGTACCGTCTGCTCGGTCCGAATGGGAAACCGATCCAGAAATTGAAGTTGGGTGATCTGACGAAGGCGTGCGGTTTTGGCGCGGGATTCGAATTGTACACTGACATCTGTCATTATTTCGGCTCGTTTGCGTTTCCCAGCTATCCGGCAGTCATTGAGGCAACCTATACCAAAGAGTTTGACAATCTTTCCTTCATTGGGGCGCCGATTTTACAGCATAATGATGCCTCGATCACGCTGCTGGAGATGACCCTGAATTGTGATGTCCAGCACCCGCTGGCCTGGAAGCTGTATGGGCTCGATGTCGAGCCGACTGTGACGACCAACGGAAACCGGATGAACGCGGCTTGGCGGTTTGAGAATCTCCCGCCTGATCCGGAGATCAATCGGCTTCCGCTGGAAGAGAAGGGGAAGCCGTACATTGCGTTTGCTGATGAGACGTTCGAGCTGGAGGGGTACAAAGTAGAGGGGAGAACCTGGAAGAATCTTGGGGTCTGGTACAATAAACTTGCCGCGAAGCAGTACTTACCCGAAGGAACCAGTGTTGCCGCGACAGCGGGGACGATGGAGGATGCTCGACGGATCTACCGGGAGTTGATCAAATCGACGCGATATGTGGCGGTTGAGGTTGGGCTTTCCGGTTGGCAGCCGCTTCCGGCGCAGGGAGTGGCCAGCAAAGGGTATGGCGACTGTAAGGGTCTCTCGACACTGCTGGTGTCGCGTTTGCGCGCCGCGGGGATCACGGCCTATCCGGTGTTGGTCCGAACTACCAGTCTGGGATTGATCGATCCGGAGTTCGTCACCGATGGGTTCAATCATTTGATCACTTGTGCGGTGGTGGGGTCTGATACGCTGTGGCTGGACCCGACCTGTTCGGAGTGTCTGCCGGGGGATCTTCCGTCAATGGACGAAAACACGCTGGCGTTGCTGGTGAATGACAGTGGCGGAGTATTAGTACGATTGCCGCAATCAACTTCGGCGGAGAATGTCCTCACCCGCGCGGTGCAGATGGTGATCGATGATTCTACGTTCGTGCATCTGAAGGTCAAGGCGACTGCGATCGGGAACATGAGTCACTCGTTGCGGAATTTTCTCAAGCATGCCCAACGAGATCAGTTGGCGGATTTCACACACGACTACCTGATGAGCGGAGACCGTCGATTCAAGGTTCTCAGCCAGAAGCATGCGGGAGTCGACACGCTTGATATCCCTGTATCGATCATGGGGGAACTTGAGGGGACACGCAAACTCGACCGGATCAAACAGACGGCCTATGTGAATCCGTTTGTGGTGGTGAGCCGGGACAAGCTGGATGATATTCGACTCAGTGGGCGGACACTTCCGCTCAGTCTCGCTTATCCGTATTCAGTCTATGATTCGGTGAATATAGGCGGTTCTATTCTGGCGCAGTGTGACTCGGTAGTCCTTCCGCCGCAGGACTCCTGTCAGTTTACGGGAGGGAAGATGGTGGTGTCTTACGCCATGACCGACCAGGGGCCGGTCGCGATTGCCCGCCAGGAATATACGCAGGCGGTGGTTCAGCCGGAACATTTTCCCGAGCTACAGACCTTTATAACATCCTATCGAAAGCTCCTTGATCGTCCGATCAAACTGCACCTGAAGTCGGCGACCAACAGGTAGCCTCGACTTTAACAGAAATTAACTCCCGTCTTTGGAATTGGTCGGCTATGTTGCGAGTGAGTTCAGTAAGAACTTACCGATCAACTGGCAAATTACCGTGGAGCAGATATGCGTATTGTGCATGGGATAATGGTATCAGTCGCCCTCGTCCTGATCTCTATCAGCAACAGCAAGGGAGAGGATTCTACCGGCCGGACGGAGTTGGCGAAAACGGTGACAGGTGGCAGGGTGCTGGCGTATATCGATGCGTTTAATTCAGGGGATACCGCGGATATGCGGCAGTTTTTTGAGCAGCATATCAGCGAGCAGGGGAAAGCCAATCGGCCTGTGGCAGTCCGTGTCGAGCGCTATCAGGGGATGGTGGGCCAGATCCGGACAATCAATCTGCAGCGAGTTGAGTCTGTCTCTGAAGAGGTTTCGGTGGTTTATGCAACCAATGGGCGAGGGGAGTGGATGCAGTTGCAGTTTGAATTTGAAGCAGAGCCGCCGCACTTTCTGGCGGGATTGGGAATCGAATTAATGGAAGAGCCACCCTCTGCAGAGCCTTCGACACCACTGACTCGCGCAGAGGCAGTCGCCGCTATCGATAAGCTGGTCGATTCATTGGCTCGTGAGGATAGCTTTTCGGGGAATCTGCTGTTGGGATTCGATGGTAACGTGGTTCTGACCAAGTCGGTGGGGATGGCGGACCGTTCGCTGGGCGTGCCGAACAAGCTGTCGACCAAATTCAATCTTGGGTCAATCAATAAGATATTCACTAAGATAGCGATAGCTCAGCTAGTGCAGGGGGAGAAGATCAGCCTGGAGGCACCGTTCGGCAAGTACCTGATCGACTATCCAAACCGTGATGTGGCTTCGCGGGTGACAGTGAGACAGCTTCTCGATATGACCTCGGGGATCGGCGACTTTTTTGGGTCGGCCTTTGAGAATAGCCCAAAAGATCGGTTCAGGAGCAACAGCGACTACATCCCGTTGTTTGCTTCGGATCCGCTCTGGTTTGAACCGGGGACAGACCGTCGTTACTCCAACGGGAGTTATGTCCTGCTTGGAGCGATTGTTGAGGCTGTCAGCGGAACCTCATACTACCAATACGTTAGAGATCATATTTATGCGCCAGCCGGAATGACCAACAGCGACTCGTATGCCCTCGATGAGATCGTATCGGATCTGGCCAGGGGGTATACGCGGGGGGAGAATCCTGAGGATGACCGGCTTCGCCCGAACATCTATACCCTTCCGGCCAGGGGAAGTGCGGCGGGTGGCGGGTATGCGACTGTCGATGATCTGTTCAG
This genomic interval from bacterium contains the following:
- a CDS encoding DUF3857 domain-containing protein — translated: MRTFAVLLFITLTVIIMSPSNLTFAGEKGPEFGKVTDAEWQLSFPPKYPEANAIIVFDRCSLMVGPPSEGSGIEIRRHVRMKILRPAGAEEIGEVEIPYRDGDRLKDVKAQTIRPDGTVTKVEGKDFFEKTVEDWKVRTFSFPAADSGCIVEYTYRNFNNRYYYLKPWDFQTDIYTLESRFALTLYPGFTYSSSYSNVPVTKRDPVVTESVAPGDIFTTLKCFVWRMENLPPLVDEPYGGVEADYQSSLNYQLVSYKYPKSGYIEKYIEGWEDLGEKQDKFLRDYYSNGKVKPLLEPLIAGITDPLEKTRRIYQYVTANYAAKADPVGYWLSHDNLNQMLKEGYGTPEEKNLMLVHMLREAGIQSWPVEISTRDHKRFNPEVFQIQQFNHVICYAQLDDSSGIYMDATTKYCPFGMLPPNSLVEGGFLIDGKKSQLVRVFYTDRRTYRLDETYADRQSWRGALFHHVQYDRLSGIQFWTVE
- a CDS encoding DUF3857 domain-containing protein, translating into MSRVATWLLLLIFVCGFSAFAGEGDEVARFDYVRWKCDVMGSSATVTVQLQLTILNPAGKDFGAVSLTESKYSRVRSAEYRLLGPNGKPIQKLKLGDLTKACGFGAGFELYTDICHYFGSFAFPSYPAVIEATYTKEFDNLSFIGAPILQHNDASITLLEMTLNCDVQHPLAWKLYGLDVEPTVTTNGNRMNAAWRFENLPPDPEINRLPLEEKGKPYIAFADETFELEGYKVEGRTWKNLGVWYNKLAAKQYLPEGTSVAATAGTMEDARRIYRELIKSTRYVAVEVGLSGWQPLPAQGVASKGYGDCKGLSTLLVSRLRAAGITAYPVLVRTTSLGLIDPEFVTDGFNHLITCAVVGSDTLWLDPTCSECLPGDLPSMDENTLALLVNDSGGVLVRLPQSTSAENVLTRAVQMVIDDSTFVHLKVKATAIGNMSHSLRNFLKHAQRDQLADFTHDYLMSGDRRFKVLSQKHAGVDTLDIPVSIMGELEGTRKLDRIKQTAYVNPFVVVSRDKLDDIRLSGRTLPLSLAYPYSVYDSVNIGGSILAQCDSVVLPPQDSCQFTGGKMVVSYAMTDQGPVAIARQEYTQAVVQPEHFPELQTFITSYRKLLDRPIKLHLKSATNR
- a CDS encoding beta-lactamase family protein: MRIVHGIMVSVALVLISISNSKGEDSTGRTELAKTVTGGRVLAYIDAFNSGDTADMRQFFEQHISEQGKANRPVAVRVERYQGMVGQIRTINLQRVESVSEEVSVVYATNGRGEWMQLQFEFEAEPPHFLAGLGIELMEEPPSAEPSTPLTRAEAVAAIDKLVDSLAREDSFSGNLLLGFDGNVVLTKSVGMADRSLGVPNKLSTKFNLGSINKIFTKIAIAQLVQGEKISLEAPFGKYLIDYPNRDVASRVTVRQLLDMTSGIGDFFGSAFENSPKDRFRSNSDYIPLFASDPLWFEPGTDRRYSNGSYVLLGAIVEAVSGTSYYQYVRDHIYAPAGMTNSDSYALDEIVSDLARGYTRGENPEDDRLRPNIYTLPARGSAAGGGYATVDDLFRFHQALAAGKLLDAGHTAWILTGEPPSQQAKEVTLPLSQGGLGIAGGSPGVNAAVESDLAAGYTLVVLSNLDPPSAEQLAGKVRRLLQRVRR